A window from Pagrus major chromosome 4, Pma_NU_1.0 encodes these proteins:
- the LOC140994360 gene encoding hexokinase-1-like, producing the protein MIAAQLLAYFFTELKDDQVKKIDKYLYSMRFSDETLLDITQQFRMELVKGLGRDTNPTAALKMLPTFVRSIPDGSEKGDFIALDLGGSNFRILRVKVSHEKKQTVQMESQIYDTPEDIIHGSGTRLFDHVAECLGDFMEKQNIKDKKLPVGFTFSFPCQQTKLDEGFLITWTKRFKAGGVEGMDVVKLLNKAIKKRGDYDADIMAVVNDTVGTMMTCGFDDQRCEVGIIIGTGTNACYMEELRNIDLVEGDEGRMCVNTEWGAFGDDGRLEDIRTEFDREIDRGSINPGKQLFEKMVSGMYMGELVRLILVKMAREGLVFEGRITPELLTKGKFETKHISAIEKSKEGLSKAREILTRLGVEPSTDDCIAVQHVCTIVSFRSANLIAAALAGILIRLKENKGVARLRTTVGIDGSLYKMHPQYARRLHKAVRRLVPDTDVRFLLSESGSGKGAAMVTAVAYRLAEHSRQIAQTMSEFRLTTEQLLEVKKRMRIEIQNGLSESTQDSATVKMLPTFVQSTPDGSENGDFLALDLGGTNFRVLLVKIRSGKRRSVEMHNKIYAIPLEVMQGTGEELFDHIVQCISDFLDYMGMKNTRLPLGFTFSFPCRQTSLDAGILVTWTKGFKATDCEGEDVVGLLREAIKRREEFDLDVVAVVNDTVGTMMTCAYEEPTCEIGLIAGTGSNACYMEEMRNIETIDGDEGRMCVNMEWGAFGDNGCLDDIRTEYDRAVDDFSLNPGKQRYEKMCSGMYLGEIVRNILIDMTKKGFLFRGQISETLKTRGIFETKFLSQIESDRLALLQVRSILQHLGLDSTCDDSIIVKEVCGAVSHRAAQLCGAGMAAVVDKIRENRGLDHLNITVGVDGTLYKLHPHFSGIMHQTVTELAPQCNVNFLLSEDGSGKGAALITAVGCRLRQELNSK; encoded by the exons ATCGATAAGTACCTATACTCCATGCGTTTCTCTGATGAGACGTTACTGGACATCACACAGCAGTTTCGGATGGAGCTGGTCAAAGGATTGGGTCGGGACACGAACCCCACCGCTGCACTGAAGATGTTGCCGACATTTGTGCGGTCAATCCCTGATGGCTCAG AGAAGGGAGACTTCATTGCGTTGGATTTGGGAGGCAGTAACTTCAGGATCCTCCGCGTCAAAGTGAGCCATGAGAAGAAACAGACCGTTCAGATGGAGAGTCAAATCTACGACACACCAGAGGACATCATTCACGGCAGTGGAACAAGA CTGTTCGACCATGTGGCAGAGTGTCTCGGTGACTTCATGGAAAAACAGAACATCAAAGACAAGAAACTTCCAGTGGGATTCACCTTCTCCTTCCCCTGTCAGCAGACCAAACTAGATGAG GGCTTTCTGATAACATGGACGAAGCGTTTCAAGGCAGGTGGAGTGGAGGGAATGGACGTCGTCAAGCTGCTCAACAAAGCTATAAAGAAACGAGGA gACTATGATGCTGACATCATGGCAGTCGTGAATGACACTGTGGGAACGATGATGACCTGTGGTTTTGATGACCAGCGCTGTGAAGTCGGCATTATCATCG GTACAGGTACCAATGCCTGCTACATGGAGGAGCTGCGTAATATCGACCTGGTGGAGGGAGACGAGGGCAGGATGTGTGTGAACACTGAGTGGGGAGCCTTCGGAGACGACGGCAGGCTGGAGGACATCAGGACAGAGTTTGACAGAGAGATAGACCGAGGATCTATCAACCCCGGCAAACAGCT ATTTGAGAAGATGGTCAGTGGTATGTACATGGGGGAGCTGGTGCGTCTCATCCTGGTGAAGATGGCCAGAGAAGGCCTGGTGTTTGAGGGAAGGATCACCCCTGAGCTGCTCACCAAGGGAAAATTTGAGACCAAACACATCTCAGCCATAGAGAA GAGTAAGGAGGGTCTGTCCAAGGCCCGGGAGATTTTAACCAGACTTGGTGTGGAGCCCTCAACTGACGACTGCATCGCTGTGCAGCAT GTTTGCACCATTGTGTCTTTCCGCTCTGCCAACCTGATAGCTGCCGCGCTGGCAGGCATCCTAATTAGGCTAAAGGAGAACAAAGGCGTGGCACGACTCCGAACCACTGTGGGCATTGATGGATCTCTATACAAGATGCACCCACA GTATGCCCGTCGTCTTCACAAGGCAGTCCGTCGTCTGGTCCCGGACACTGATGTTCGGTTCCTCCTGTCAGAGAGCGGCAGTGGAAAGGGAGCAGCCATGGTGACAGCCGTGGCCTACAGACTCGCCGAACATTCACGACAGATTGCCCAAACGATGTCCGAATTCCGCCTGACGACtgaacagctgctggag GTAAAGAAGCGAATGAGGATAGAGATCCAAAATGGCCTTTCAGAGAGCACTCAGGACTCTGCTACTGTCAAAATGCTGCCAACCTTTGTACAAAGCACTCCTGATGGCTCAg AGAACGGTGACTTCCTGGCTTTGGATTTAGGAGGAACCAACTTCAGAGTTCTGTTGGTCAAGATCCGTTCTGGCAAGCGGAGATCAGTGGAGATGCACAACAAGATCTACGCTATTCCTCTAGAAGTGATGCAGGGCacaggagaggag TTGTTTGATCACATTGTGCAGTGtatcagtgacttcctggactACATGGGGATGAAGAACACTCGCCTTCCTCTGGGCTTCACCTTCTCGTTCCCCTGCCGACAGACCAGTCTGGACGCT ggCATCCTGGTGACATGGACCAAGGGCTTCAAGGCAACAGACTGCGAAGGAGAGGATGTGGTGGGACTGCTGAGGGAGGCCATTAAGAGGAGAGAG GAGTTTGACCTGGATGTAGTGGCCGTAGTGAACGATACAGTGGGAACCATGATGACCTGTGCCTATGAAGAACCCACCTGCGAGATCGGACTCATCGCCG GCACCGGCAGTAACGCATGTTAcatggaggagatgaggaaCATTGAGACAATCGACGGAGACGAGGGACGAATGTGTGTCAACATGGAGTGGGGGGCTTTCGGGGACAACGGGTGCCTTGATGACATTAGGACAGAGTATGACCGCGCAGTGGATGACTTCTCCCTCAATCCAGGCAAACAAAG ATATGAGAAAATGTGCAGCGGCATGTATCTTGGTGAAATTGTGCGCAACATCCTGATAGACATGACCAAGAAAGGGTTCCTGTTCAGGGGACAGATTTCGGAAACACTGAAGACCAGAGGCATCTTCGAAACAAAGTTCCTTTCACAGATAGAGag TGATAGATTGGCTTTGCTGCAGGTGAGATCCATCCTGCAACACCTAGGCCTGGACAGCACCTGCGATGACAGTATCATAGTCAAAGAG GTGTGTGGAGCAGTGTCACATCGTGCAGCTCAGCTGTGTGGGGCAGGAATGGCAGCCGTGGTCGATAAGATCAGAGAGAACCGAGGACTGGACCATCTGAACATCACTGTAGGGGTGGACGGGACTCTCTACAAACTGCATCCACA CTTCTCCGGGATCATGCACCAGACAGTAACTGAACTGGCTCCTCAGTGTAACGTCAACTTCCTGCTGTCAGAGGACGGCAGTGGTAAAGGAGCAGCACTCATCACAGCTGTGGGCTGCCGGCTGAGGCAGGAGCTGAACAGTAAATAG